One window of the Aptenodytes patagonicus chromosome 5, bAptPat1.pri.cur, whole genome shotgun sequence genome contains the following:
- the LOC143161021 gene encoding uncharacterized protein LOC143161021, with amino-acid sequence MERPMTVWLCSITALLGAALLLPAPGGTQALSDSGQKDLAVEQDLAKEIILGIQAVELLEEGEITKEVEPGIKVFSSSAWARWGPRQAQVGPEEDRDHLHHPQDEAREADARGPPRTLSLEVQSSPEEDRDHLHHS; translated from the exons ATGGAGCG CCCGATGACCGTGTGGCTCTGCAGCATCACCGCCCTGCTGGgcgctgccctcctcctgcctgcacccggTGGCACCCAG GCTCTGAGCGACAGCGGGCAGAAGGACCTGGCCGTGGAGCAGGATTTGGCCAAGGAAAT CATCCTGGGCATACAAGCcgtggagctgctggaggagggcgAGATCACCAAAGAGGTGGAACCAGGTATAAAGGTCTTCTCCAGCAGCGCCTGGGCTCGATGGGGCCCCCGCCAAGCCCAGGTGGGACCGGAGGAGGACCGTGACCACCTCCACCACCCCCAGGATGAAGCCAGGGAGGCCGATGCCCGCGGGCCACCCCGGACACTGTCCCTGGAGGTGCAGAGCAGCCCGGAAGAGGACCGCGACCATCTCCACCACAGCTGA
- the ECHS1 gene encoding enoyl-CoA hydratase, mitochondrial, whose translation MAASLRALLRPAAAAAARRRALLPPPPRPLLGARACSAGAPFQYLAVQKAGAQQSVGLIQLNRPQALNALCEGLMEELRRALEALENDPQVGAIVITGSQKAFAAGADIKEMQNKTFQECYSSGFLAGWDKVSTVRKPIIAAVNGYALGGGCELAMMCDIIYAGEKAQFGQPEILLGTIPGAGGTQRLTRAVGKSLAMEMVLTGDRISAAEAKEAGLVSKVFPVEKLLDAAIACAEKIASNSKLVAAMAKESVNAAFETTLAEGTRTEKRLFYATFATGDRKEGMTAFVEKRRANFSDS comes from the exons ATGGCCGCCTCGCTGCGCGCGctcctccgccccgccgccgctgccgccgcgcgccgccgcgcgctcctcccgccgccgccccgccccctcctcgGGGCGCGGGCCTGCAGCGCCG GGGCCCCGTTCCAGTACCTGGCAGTGCAGAAGGCGGGGGCACAGCAGAGCGTGGGCCTGATCCAGCTGAACCGGCCACAGGCGCTCAATGCCCTCTGCGAGGGGCTGATGGAGGAGCTGCGGCGGGCGCTGGAGGCCCTGGAGAATGACCCGCAGGTGGGGGCCATTGTCATCACTGGCAGCCAAAAAGCCTTCGCAG CTGGTGCAGACATCAAGGAGATGCAGAATAAAACCTTCCAGGAGTGCTACAGTAGCGGCTTCCTTGCTGGCTGGGACAAGGTCTCCACCGTCCGCAAACCCATCATCGCCGCCGTCAACGGCTATGCC CTGGGCGGCGGGTGCGAGCTGGCCATGATGTGCGACATCATCTACGCTGGGGAGAAGGCGCAGTTTGGACAACCCGAAATCCTGCTGGGGACCATCCCAG GTGCTGGAGGGACACAGAGGTTGACCAGGGCGGTGGGGAAGTCACTGGCAATGGAGATGGTCCTCACTGGGGACCGGATTTCGGCAGCAGAGGCAAAGGAGGCAG GTCTGGTCAGCAAGGTCTTCCCTGTGGAGAAGCTGCTGGATGCGGCCATTGCCTGCGCTGAAAAGATCGCCAGCAACTCCAAGCTGGTGGCCGCCATGGCGAAGGAGTCAGTCAATGCTG CCTTCGAGACGACGCTGGCGGAGGGGACCAGGACGGAGAAGCGACTTTTTTATGCCACCTTCGCCACC GGCGACCGCAAGGAGGGGATGACAGCGTTCGTGGAAAAGCGCAGGGCGAACTTCAGCGACAGCTAA